From Streptomyces sp. TLI_053, a single genomic window includes:
- a CDS encoding AAA family ATPase, with amino-acid sequence MRTQVIVLNGGSSSGKTTLARALQELLPGAWLAFGVDILVDALPARLRDGADGIAVETETVTVGDTFRLLDTAWAHGIAAMARAGARVVVDDVFLGGPASQQRWRDALDGLDVLWVGVHCAPEVAAAREAARGDRAEGMAAAQALAVHGGIDYDLTVDTGTHPIAWCAAQVASVVAARVAAREE; translated from the coding sequence GTGCGTACACAGGTGATCGTCCTCAACGGAGGCTCCAGCTCCGGCAAGACCACGCTCGCCCGGGCGCTCCAGGAGCTCCTGCCCGGCGCCTGGCTCGCGTTCGGTGTCGACATCCTTGTCGACGCCCTGCCCGCCAGGCTGCGGGACGGTGCCGACGGCATCGCGGTCGAAACCGAGACCGTCACCGTCGGGGACACCTTCCGGCTGCTCGACACGGCCTGGGCCCACGGCATCGCCGCCATGGCCCGGGCCGGCGCCCGCGTCGTCGTCGACGACGTCTTCCTCGGCGGCCCGGCCTCCCAGCAGCGCTGGCGGGACGCCCTCGACGGCCTGGACGTGCTCTGGGTCGGGGTGCACTGCGCCCCCGAGGTTGCCGCCGCCCGCGAAGCCGCCCGCGGCGACCGCGCGGAGGGCATGGCGGCCGCCCAGGCGCTCGCCGTCCACGGGGGCATCGACTACGACCTCACGGTCGACACCGGCACCCACCCGATCGCGTGGTGCGCGGCACAGGTGGCGTCCGTGGTGGCGGCTCGGGTGGCGGCCCGGGAGGAGTGA
- a CDS encoding 2'-5' RNA ligase family protein, giving the protein MERFVPKWQGQDWPAGGARALHVYAVPDLAAHPELAELVGESHKAMAAFPIIPMTSTLHCTVEMVADTTSDRITPAERSTLAEALHRHLAGTGPIRVTVGSPVATRAGAYLDCHPDDELVALRRRVRDAISETRGPGALLHDGGRPHLTLGYAFDTASSDALQTELRRISPSHAPLGIGGVELLDVLWHPRPGPDGRPAWELSWEPVATVPLRGQRPAG; this is encoded by the coding sequence ATGGAACGGTTCGTACCGAAGTGGCAGGGGCAGGACTGGCCCGCGGGTGGCGCCCGGGCGCTGCACGTCTACGCGGTACCGGACCTCGCGGCCCATCCCGAACTGGCCGAGCTGGTCGGCGAATCCCACAAGGCCATGGCCGCCTTCCCGATCATCCCGATGACCAGCACCCTGCACTGCACCGTGGAGATGGTGGCCGACACCACCAGTGACAGGATCACGCCTGCCGAACGCTCGACCCTGGCGGAGGCGCTGCACCGCCACCTCGCCGGCACCGGCCCGATCCGGGTCACCGTCGGCAGCCCCGTCGCCACCAGGGCCGGCGCCTACCTCGACTGCCATCCCGACGACGAACTGGTCGCCCTGCGCCGCCGCGTCCGCGACGCCATCAGCGAGACGCGCGGGCCCGGCGCGCTCCTCCACGACGGCGGGCGCCCCCACCTCACCCTCGGCTACGCCTTCGACACCGCGTCCTCGGACGCCCTGCAGACCGAACTGCGCCGGATCTCGCCCAGCCACGCCCCGCTCGGCATCGGCGGTGTCGAACTGCTGGACGTCCTGTGGCACCCGCGGCCCGGCCCCGACGGCCGGCCCGCTTGGGAGCTGTCGTGGGAGCCCGTGGCGACCGTCCCGCTGCGCGGGCAGCGTCCGGCCGGCTGA
- the nadE gene encoding ammonia-dependent NAD(+) synthetase, translating into MSDVAAVQREIARELQVESEFDAAVEIERRVAFLAERLTSTGLRSLVLGISGGVDSTTAGRLCQLAVERARAAGHEATFYAMRLPYGTQADEADAQLALEFIRADQVLTVDVKAASDATLDAVRVGGTRFRDAHHEDFVQGNIKARQRMIAQYAVAGAHDGLVVGTDHAAEAVSGFFTKFGDGAADVVPLTGLTKRRVRAVSDALGAPAALVWKTPTADLETLKPGLPDEDALGVTYDEIDDFLEGKPVSEEAFATIVRRYRLTEHKRQLPIAP; encoded by the coding sequence GTGAGCGACGTGGCGGCTGTGCAGCGGGAGATCGCGCGGGAACTCCAGGTGGAGTCGGAGTTCGACGCGGCGGTGGAGATCGAGCGGCGGGTGGCGTTCCTGGCGGAGCGGCTGACCTCGACCGGCCTGCGGTCGCTGGTGCTGGGCATCAGCGGCGGCGTGGACTCGACGACCGCCGGCCGGCTGTGCCAGCTGGCGGTGGAGCGGGCGCGGGCGGCCGGGCACGAGGCGACCTTCTACGCGATGCGCCTGCCGTACGGCACCCAGGCGGACGAGGCGGACGCCCAGCTCGCGCTGGAGTTCATCCGCGCGGACCAGGTGCTCACGGTCGACGTGAAGGCGGCGAGCGACGCCACGCTGGACGCGGTGCGGGTCGGCGGGACGCGGTTCCGGGACGCCCACCACGAGGACTTCGTGCAGGGCAACATCAAGGCCCGGCAGCGGATGATCGCGCAGTACGCGGTGGCCGGCGCGCACGACGGTCTGGTGGTGGGCACCGACCACGCGGCGGAGGCCGTGTCCGGCTTCTTCACCAAGTTCGGCGACGGCGCGGCGGACGTGGTGCCGCTGACCGGGCTGACCAAGCGCCGGGTGCGCGCCGTGTCGGACGCGCTGGGCGCGCCGGCCGCGCTGGTCTGGAAGACGCCGACCGCCGACCTGGAGACGCTGAAGCCGGGCCTGCCGGACGAGGACGCGCTCGGCGTGACCTACGACGAGATCGACGACTTCCTGGAGGGCAAGCCGGTGTCGGAGGAGGCGTTCGCCACGATCGTCCGCCGCTACCGGCTCACCGAGCACAAGCGGCAGCTGCCGATCGCGCCCTGA